The Sulfurospirillum halorespirans DSM 13726 genome has a window encoding:
- a CDS encoding diacylglycerol kinase codes for METVRANNYNYNSFGFSLQTSSGDVIDLSMYDARYAEISQESDGNSQSTTFTLAHAYGYNFHYEGNGIDANDQKEIDAAMETIQPMMDEYLKNVQESASNTNLASLTNTAYEVNAALPQTSDENTQNYINDSLLTSLDKILAKVENQNEKTLQETQKLFESILKQQKGFELYM; via the coding sequence ATGGAAACCGTCAGAGCCAATAATTACAATTATAATAGCTTTGGTTTTTCACTGCAAACCAGTAGTGGCGATGTTATCGATCTGAGCATGTATGATGCGCGCTACGCAGAGATTTCACAAGAGAGTGATGGTAACTCACAAAGTACAACATTCACACTTGCACACGCGTATGGCTATAATTTTCATTACGAAGGTAATGGCATCGACGCCAATGATCAAAAAGAGATTGACGCGGCGATGGAAACCATTCAGCCGATGATGGACGAGTACCTCAAAAACGTCCAAGAGAGTGCGAGCAACACCAACCTTGCAAGTTTGACCAACACCGCGTATGAAGTCAACGCAGCACTTCCTCAAACAAGTGATGAAAACACGCAAAATTACATCAATGACTCGCTTTTGACAAGCCTTGATAAAATCTTAGCCAAAGTCGAAAATCAAAATGAAAAAACGCTCCAAGAGACACAAAAACTCTTTGAGAGTATCTTAAAGCAACAAAAAGGGTTTGAGCTTTACATGTAA
- a CDS encoding YgiQ family radical SAM protein, with amino-acid sequence MFLPTTHEEMMERGWTQLDIILITSDAYIDSPYMGVSVVGRVLEKAGYKVGIIGQPDVTCKDDIARLGEPKLFWGVSGGSVDSMVSNYTATKRFRNSDDYTPGGVNNKRPDRASLVYTNLIRQHFKETVPIMLGGIEASLRRVTHYDFWSNKLRKPILFDAKADYLLYGMSDHSIVEFADALKKGIAPLHVKGLCYISKEPNEAFLSLPSHQECLDDKLKFMDMFDIFYHNNDPISAKGLCQKVDSRYLIQNPPALYLTTEEMDEVSALPFMRDVHPYHKKEGAVKALETIKFSISTHQGCYGECSFCAISVHQGRTIRSRSENSILKEAKHFTTYKDFKGIISDLGGPTANMYGYECHKKVTKGTCEDKSCMFPKLCKALKPTHKKQLDLLRKVRSLPGIKKAFVASGIRYDLISEDKAYGYEYLKEIVEHHLSGQMKIAPEHIDDEILALMGKPGKESLVEFKALFDRLSRESGKKQFLTYYLIAAHPGCEEKHMHSLKQFASNVLKINPEQAQIFTPTPSTYATLMYYTGLHPVTRKPLFVEKDMQKKERQKEIVVAKERKYYSGLDS; translated from the coding sequence ATGTTTTTACCCACCACACACGAAGAGATGATGGAGCGAGGTTGGACTCAACTCGACATCATTCTGATCACCTCCGATGCCTATATCGACAGTCCCTATATGGGCGTTTCGGTTGTAGGTCGCGTGTTGGAAAAAGCAGGGTATAAAGTCGGCATCATCGGACAACCTGATGTTACATGTAAAGATGACATTGCCCGTTTGGGAGAGCCAAAGCTTTTTTGGGGTGTCAGTGGTGGCAGTGTGGACTCGATGGTGTCCAACTACACCGCGACCAAACGGTTTCGCAACAGCGATGACTACACGCCAGGAGGCGTGAATAACAAACGCCCTGATCGTGCCAGTTTGGTCTACACCAACCTCATCCGCCAGCACTTTAAAGAGACTGTGCCGATTATGCTCGGCGGCATTGAAGCAAGCCTCAGACGTGTCACGCACTATGATTTTTGGAGCAATAAACTTCGCAAACCCATTTTGTTTGATGCCAAAGCCGATTACCTTCTTTATGGCATGTCAGATCATAGCATTGTCGAGTTTGCCGATGCTCTAAAAAAGGGAATTGCGCCTTTACATGTAAAAGGGTTGTGTTACATTTCCAAAGAGCCGAACGAGGCGTTTTTGAGCCTTCCAAGCCATCAAGAGTGCTTGGATGATAAGCTTAAATTTATGGATATGTTTGACATTTTCTACCACAATAATGACCCGATTTCTGCCAAAGGGCTCTGTCAAAAAGTCGATTCGCGTTACCTCATCCAAAATCCACCTGCGCTGTATCTTACGACCGAAGAGATGGATGAAGTAAGTGCGCTTCCCTTTATGCGTGATGTGCATCCGTACCACAAAAAAGAGGGTGCGGTTAAAGCGCTTGAAACGATCAAATTTTCCATCTCAACGCACCAAGGCTGTTATGGCGAATGCAGTTTTTGCGCGATCAGCGTGCATCAAGGCAGAACCATCCGAAGTCGAAGTGAAAACTCCATTCTTAAAGAGGCAAAACACTTTACGACCTACAAAGATTTTAAAGGCATTATCTCCGATCTTGGAGGGCCCACAGCAAATATGTACGGCTATGAGTGCCACAAGAAAGTGACCAAAGGAACCTGCGAAGATAAAAGCTGTATGTTTCCAAAGCTTTGTAAGGCGCTGAAACCAACGCACAAAAAACAGCTTGATCTACTTCGAAAAGTACGCTCTCTTCCAGGCATTAAAAAAGCATTTGTCGCTTCGGGTATTCGGTATGATCTTATCAGCGAAGATAAAGCCTATGGCTATGAGTATCTTAAAGAGATCGTGGAGCATCATCTCAGTGGGCAGATGAAGATCGCTCCTGAACATATTGATGATGAGATCTTAGCGCTTATGGGAAAACCAGGGAAAGAGTCGTTGGTTGAGTTTAAAGCGCTCTTCGATCGGCTTTCTCGTGAGTCAGGAAAAAAACAGTTTTTAACCTACTACCTTATCGCCGCACATCCTGGGTGTGAGGAAAAACACATGCACTCGCTTAAACAATTTGCAAGCAATGTGTTAAAAATCAATCCTGAACAAGCGCAAATCTTTACACCAACTCCTTCAACGTATGCCACACTCATGTACTACACAGGGCTTCATCCTGTGACGCGAAAACCGCTTTTTGTGGAGAAAGATATGCAGAAAAAAGAGCGTCAAAAAGAGATCGTTGTGGCTAAAGAGCGCAAATACTACAGTGGATTAGACAGCTGA
- a CDS encoding MgtC/SapB family protein yields the protein MDTLVFQNIIIAIVLGLLIGLQREMNLLYANRQKDFGGARTFALIALIGYLSAWLNASVPYLLIASTCVLGALLMGAYILNRTPTENGMTTEFSALVVFFLGALLAYEKMALAVFVAMSVLFILNLKEKIQTYEKVIEKRDLSAMILFLMMSFVILPLFPDEPLDPWGYFNLYNIWLMVVLVAGISFLGYIAVRLVGAKHGIGLAGLLGGIVSSTAVALSLARRSKENPSLSKNLAIGIGLACSIMLFRIYIELLIINAALAYKILYPVLIASGVGYLYLGFLYVTTEKEKIIQETVFKNPFQLSEALILGVLFGAVIALVKFANTSFGELGVYIISFISGLTDTDAIALSLASLSNNGLDTTTALNAITLAIIANSLLKSIIVFLLGTRRIASYVGGYLVLTIGTFCGAYYALS from the coding sequence ATGGATACGCTTGTTTTTCAAAACATCATTATCGCTATTGTTCTTGGACTACTCATTGGGTTGCAACGTGAAATGAACCTTTTGTATGCCAACCGTCAGAAAGACTTTGGAGGGGCACGCACCTTTGCGCTCATCGCACTCATTGGCTATCTCTCTGCGTGGCTTAATGCGTCTGTTCCTTATCTGCTTATTGCTTCTACATGTGTTTTAGGCGCTCTTCTGATGGGTGCGTATATTCTCAATCGAACACCTACAGAAAACGGCATGACCACAGAGTTTTCAGCGCTGGTGGTTTTTTTCCTAGGTGCCTTGCTTGCTTATGAGAAGATGGCACTGGCTGTTTTTGTTGCTATGAGTGTCCTTTTTATCCTCAATCTTAAAGAGAAGATACAGACCTATGAAAAAGTGATTGAGAAGCGAGATCTGAGTGCTATGATTCTTTTTTTGATGATGAGCTTTGTTATTTTGCCGCTTTTCCCCGATGAACCGCTTGATCCTTGGGGTTATTTCAATCTTTACAATATCTGGCTGATGGTCGTTTTGGTTGCAGGCATCTCTTTTTTAGGCTACATCGCCGTACGCCTTGTGGGTGCCAAGCATGGCATCGGGTTGGCAGGTTTGTTAGGAGGCATTGTCTCCTCAACCGCCGTAGCCTTAAGCCTTGCAAGACGCTCCAAAGAGAATCCTTCACTTTCTAAAAACCTAGCGATTGGTATAGGACTTGCCTGCTCCATCATGCTTTTTCGCATTTATATCGAACTTTTGATCATCAATGCCGCGCTGGCTTATAAGATTTTGTACCCTGTTTTGATCGCCTCTGGTGTGGGGTATCTCTATCTTGGGTTTCTCTACGTTACCACCGAAAAAGAGAAAATCATCCAAGAGACCGTGTTTAAAAATCCCTTTCAACTCTCTGAAGCGCTTATTTTAGGCGTTTTATTTGGCGCTGTCATCGCTTTAGTCAAATTTGCAAACACTTCCTTTGGTGAATTGGGTGTTTATATTATCTCCTTTATTTCAGGTCTAACGGACACCGATGCGATAGCACTTTCCCTTGCCTCTTTGTCCAACAATGGACTGGATACAACAACCGCATTAAACGCTATTACCCTTGCGATCATCGCCAATTCATTGCTTAAAAGTATCATTGTTTTTCTACTGGGTACACGCCGCATTGCCTCGTATGTTGGTGGCTATCTCGTGCTGACGATTGGAACATTTTGTGGTGCTTATTATGCACTCTCGTAG
- a CDS encoding NAD(P)H-dependent oxidoreductase — translation MKNVLIINGHQKYPVVAEGKLTQFYIDTATEFFHKAGYAIKHSEVEGDYDVKEEVEKFAWADIILFQFPTYWMGVPWLAKKYIDEIFSTGQGTVTYENDGRTRSDATKRYGSGGLMQGKSYMLSITYNCPTSEFNDKEGFFSGLSLDEANVATHKTFQFCGAEPLETFSVHDIFKGDLDLEKEKVRFIAHLEKHFS, via the coding sequence ATGAAAAATGTACTGATCATCAACGGGCATCAAAAATACCCTGTGGTCGCTGAGGGAAAACTCACACAGTTTTACATTGACACCGCCACGGAGTTTTTTCACAAAGCAGGTTATGCCATCAAACACAGTGAGGTTGAGGGCGATTATGACGTTAAAGAAGAGGTTGAAAAGTTTGCGTGGGCCGATATTATCCTCTTTCAATTCCCAACCTACTGGATGGGCGTGCCTTGGCTGGCTAAAAAATACATCGATGAGATTTTTTCCACAGGTCAAGGAACCGTCACCTATGAGAACGATGGCAGAACGAGGAGTGACGCAACAAAACGTTATGGAAGTGGTGGCTTGATGCAAGGGAAATCGTACATGCTCTCCATCACCTACAACTGCCCAACATCAGAATTTAATGACAAAGAGGGCTTTTTTAGTGGACTGAGCCTTGATGAAGCCAATGTCGCCACGCATAAAACCTTTCAATTTTGTGGTGCAGAACCGCTCGAAACCTTCTCCGTGCATGACATTTTCAAAGGCGATTTGGATTTGGAAAAAGAGAAAGTACGCTTTATAGCTCATTTAGAGAAGCATTTTTCTTAA
- a CDS encoding thiamine-binding protein: protein MSVLMEFSMFPLEGEGSISADVARIVEMVHKSGYSYKLTPMSTVVETPTMSEALKLVEEAYALLEACGRVYACLKFDIRANREDGMHQKIESVQNKLDCLITI from the coding sequence ATGAGCGTTTTAATGGAATTTAGTATGTTTCCTCTTGAAGGTGAAGGCAGTATAAGTGCGGATGTAGCGCGCATTGTCGAGATGGTTCATAAAAGTGGCTACAGCTATAAACTGACCCCCATGAGTACGGTGGTTGAGACACCTACGATGAGCGAAGCGCTGAAACTGGTCGAAGAGGCTTATGCACTGCTTGAAGCGTGCGGGCGTGTGTATGCGTGTTTAAAATTTGACATAAGAGCTAACCGTGAAGATGGCATGCACCAAAAAATTGAATCGGTGCAAAACAAGCTGGATTGTTTGATTACGATTTAA
- a CDS encoding TerB family tellurite resistance protein, with product MKLKTEEKFAFLQLAQYVAKLDGEYGLKERELVDEYCTEMGIENMEINLESFNLEETLETFRSIQSRKITILALMVLVHIDDKFGIYEHKTMDKIAHIFNLSEREMHLFSMWGKMGSALYEQAMVFTTD from the coding sequence ATGAAACTGAAAACTGAAGAGAAATTTGCTTTTTTACAACTCGCACAGTATGTTGCGAAACTCGATGGGGAATACGGGCTAAAAGAGCGCGAATTGGTCGATGAATATTGCACAGAGATGGGCATTGAAAATATGGAAATTAATTTAGAATCTTTTAATTTAGAAGAGACATTGGAGACCTTTAGATCGATACAAAGCCGAAAAATCACCATTCTCGCGTTAATGGTTTTGGTCCATATTGATGATAAATTTGGCATTTATGAGCACAAAACGATGGATAAAATTGCACATATTTTTAATCTATCAGAAAGAGAGATGCACCTTTTTTCAATGTGGGGGAAAATGGGATCGGCGCTATACGAACAAGCGATGGTTTTTACGACAGATTAA
- a CDS encoding TetR/AcrR family transcriptional regulator codes for MDKKLRKSEKILDAALMLFSTRGFYATTIPDIAKAMGMSVGNMYNYFSSKEMLAKEIIKYSSDILGAEIRHVNEEEGNSKEKIRKIVALYFEMASSKPQHINYFLRVYLANREVFKEGCEGMLCVSSFVTELMIFFEEGVACGELRNQDFFSAFGLFMGYLGGFVFLSGEGVLEKDLNHYVDEIALNIYNALKH; via the coding sequence GTGGATAAAAAACTACGTAAAAGCGAAAAAATTTTAGATGCGGCGTTAATGCTCTTTTCAACACGAGGTTTTTATGCCACGACGATTCCTGACATCGCCAAAGCAATGGGGATGAGTGTGGGAAATATGTATAACTATTTTTCCTCCAAAGAGATGCTTGCCAAAGAGATTATCAAATACTCGTCCGATATTTTAGGCGCTGAGATCCGTCATGTGAACGAAGAAGAGGGAAATTCGAAAGAGAAGATTCGAAAGATTGTGGCGCTCTATTTTGAGATGGCTTCTTCAAAACCACAACACATCAACTACTTTTTACGTGTCTATCTCGCCAATAGGGAAGTCTTCAAAGAGGGATGCGAAGGGATGCTGTGTGTCTCATCGTTTGTCACCGAATTGATGATCTTTTTTGAAGAGGGAGTGGCGTGCGGAGAACTTCGCAATCAAGACTTCTTCTCTGCATTTGGGCTGTTTATGGGCTATTTGGGTGGGTTTGTTTTTTTAAGTGGGGAAGGTGTTTTGGAAAAAGATCTTAACCATTATGTCGATGAGATTGCGCTCAATATCTACAACGCGCTCAAACACTAA
- a CDS encoding glucose-6-phosphate isomerase, producing the protein MKNSLYFNIKVEEGIFEKIIAEQDTIGYYALPDQEITDLVNYLEEFKSKNDYDAIKDIAIIGIGGSSLGPKAIFRALQGIRDFDKRLHLFESTDPASIRSTLNKLDIKNTHFFVISKSGSTIETISVYKYILSLLKAKEISLDYRFTFVTDNGSKLEAHAKTFNSFILHIPINVGGRFSVLSAAGLAPLLLVGVDIQRLLDGAKAIKKSFFEDGYIKETLLKKATYYAKNSMHYNINTLFAYSESLDSFTDWYVQLWGESLGKKQRHSSFNVGLTPVGLIGPKDQHSFLQLIVEGLRDKSVTVLKIENFDDKIKIPAITLKELENLDLMNGIAFCDLINMQADSTIEALLDKKDIPIDTITLQHIDEENIGKLIFYYELLTSLVGQMMNVNTYDQPGVESGKKILEGKLIEEKKSFPKKGK; encoded by the coding sequence TTGAAAAATTCACTCTATTTTAATATTAAAGTAGAAGAGGGCATCTTTGAAAAAATCATTGCGGAACAGGACACCATTGGCTACTATGCCTTGCCCGATCAAGAGATTACCGATCTTGTAAATTACCTAGAAGAGTTTAAATCTAAAAATGATTACGATGCGATCAAAGATATCGCCATTATCGGCATTGGTGGAAGTTCTTTAGGGCCTAAAGCGATTTTTAGAGCACTTCAAGGTATTCGCGATTTTGACAAACGATTGCACCTTTTTGAGAGTACCGATCCTGCTTCGATTCGCTCCACGCTCAATAAACTGGACATCAAAAACACCCACTTTTTTGTTATCAGTAAATCAGGCTCAACCATCGAGACCATTTCAGTTTACAAATACATTCTCTCTTTACTCAAAGCCAAAGAGATTTCACTCGATTATCGCTTCACCTTTGTGACCGACAATGGCTCAAAACTCGAAGCTCATGCTAAAACCTTTAACTCATTTATCTTGCACATTCCTATCAATGTCGGCGGACGTTTTTCCGTTTTAAGTGCCGCAGGACTGGCGCCTTTGCTTTTGGTCGGTGTGGACATTCAACGCTTACTCGATGGTGCCAAAGCAATTAAAAAAAGCTTCTTTGAAGATGGTTACATCAAAGAGACATTGCTTAAAAAAGCAACCTACTACGCTAAAAACTCAATGCACTACAACATCAACACTCTTTTTGCATACTCGGAGAGTTTGGACAGTTTTACCGACTGGTACGTGCAACTTTGGGGCGAGAGTTTGGGTAAAAAACAGAGACACAGTAGCTTTAACGTGGGATTAACACCGGTTGGTTTGATTGGACCAAAAGATCAACACTCCTTCTTGCAACTTATCGTTGAAGGGTTACGCGATAAAAGTGTGACGGTGCTTAAAATCGAAAATTTTGATGACAAAATTAAGATTCCTGCCATTACGCTCAAAGAGCTTGAGAACTTGGATTTGATGAATGGCATTGCGTTTTGTGACCTTATTAACATGCAAGCCGATTCAACGATTGAAGCACTGTTGGATAAAAAAGATATTCCAATCGACACGATTACCCTACAACATATTGATGAAGAGAACATCGGAAAGTTGATTTTTTACTATGAGCTTTTAACCTCACTGGTCGGTCAAATGATGAATGTCAATACGTATGATCAACCCGGTGTTGAGAGTGGTAAGAAAATTCTTGAGGGTAAATTGATCGAAGAGAAGAAGAGTTTTCCTAAAAAAGGAAAATAG